The Brasilonema sennae CENA114 genome includes a region encoding these proteins:
- a CDS encoding response regulator, giving the protein MKLANVVIIENENMSRIGAAAILSETGKIQVCGVAKYGTEGIEIIDKQNPDIVVINTDLPDISGNELINIIKSKYESIKIVVMTANSSRDAISAAISNGADCYYCKNSAREEVGERFVEAVLAAYNNESWIDPTINRILIENFRSKDAPQKDSLDLLSEFSIKEITVLKLTASGMRNDEIANKMYISEGTVRSYMHSLFIKLGVKDRFNAVREGIRIGILTFADMKIEQETTQETYKKLKTNQTSKGDKKRTNNEREGWAA; this is encoded by the coding sequence TGAGAATGAAAATATGTCCAGGATTGGCGCAGCAGCAATACTATCTGAAACCGGAAAAATTCAGGTATGCGGTGTTGCCAAATACGGGACAGAAGGCATAGAAATTATCGACAAACAAAACCCAGATATCGTAGTCATAAATACTGATTTACCCGACATCAGTGGAAACGAGTTAATAAATATAATTAAATCCAAGTATGAATCTATAAAAATTGTGGTTATGACTGCAAATAGCAGTCGAGATGCTATCAGCGCAGCAATTAGTAATGGCGCAGACTGCTACTACTGTAAAAATAGCGCCAGAGAAGAAGTAGGAGAAAGATTCGTTGAAGCAGTACTGGCTGCGTACAATAACGAATCATGGATTGACCCGACTATCAATCGTATCTTGATTGAAAATTTCCGGTCAAAAGACGCGCCGCAGAAAGATTCACTTGATTTATTAAGTGAATTCTCCATTAAAGAAATAACAGTTCTAAAACTGACCGCTTCAGGCATGAGAAATGACGAAATTGCAAACAAGATGTATATATCCGAAGGTACGGTAAGGTCGTATATGCATAGTTTGTTTATTAAGCTTGGAGTCAAGGATAGATTCAATGCTGTCCGTGAAGGAATTCGTATCGGAATCTTAACCTTCGCAGACATGAAAATTGAACAAGAAACGACTCAAGAAACTTATAAAAAGCTCAAAACCAATCAAACAAGTAAAGGAGATAAAAAAAGAACAAACAACGAACGGGAAGGTTGGGCTGCTTGA